The genome window ATTCTGCATATGCATCCTTGTAAAAACTTCGTAAATTAGTGAAAAAGAAAGTATTTAAAAACTtcgtaaataattaaaaaattgaagttttttattatatcatatttcttcttattttctgtttaaacttggaaaaatatattttacaaatattaaacataaatcttcatgattaaaatttaattgactGGTAcatgttttaagttttaacaaatAACAACTAATTTATGTGGATTCAGTTCTAACAGTAGAATATTTTGGATAGGAAAAtttctatttaattaataagtatAGACATTAactgtgaaaaaaaaagttttttttggttcaattttttcgttaatttacttttttgatattttctcattttgacAAGATGTAAAGTCACGTCATTTCTGACAGCAAtaataggagaaaaaaaaaaggagaggtCACTGACCCGTGACCAGTATCAGGATCGTCTACCATTTCTTTTGAAATGGTACAGAGTACAATTGTAAATCTAAccgtaaaaattgattttaaacataataataaaataaactggATGGATAAGATTCGTGCAGTTCCAATAAAAACTCAGAGGATCAAAATGCCACTGGCCATCATGGATTAAGTTCACCTACAGTTTAGAAAAGAACGGTTCGGTGGTGCAGTTTCATCAAACGGATGCATgtagttttaaatatattctttatgtgaaaagtatattttttttatggtctAGATTTTGTGCAACTGTAGAGAACCCTGATCCGACGATTATTCGTTATTCTTTCACCTTTTTATTCATCAAGATTCTTATTTacacctttttattttatttttggctaCAAGCCTTAAAGACACGTAACTTGAACATGTGAAACCAAGAGTGACACGTGGTtcctacataaaaaaaaaaagttacacctGTTTATCATCTCTGTAGCAAAAAACTCCGGTGAATAAAGCCAAGGCtagtttcattttttagttgaagtaattgttttttttttctttagcagaaacagcaatatcttatttttgtttttctcaaaaaaaaaatcctttataAAGCAATGAAGcgaataatttcaaaattgaaaactagttatttgtttttatatttcaagTCAAACAGGTCTCATTGCTTCTTTTTTGGTCGGACATGAGTCGGCAAGAGTGAGAGAGAGGTGTAGTTTGAGAAGGAACAAATTCTGCCACCCAGCATGAATTTGAGAAGGAGTGAACTGATTAGGACCGTTAAAAGTtggtaatatatttaattaggtGAATTGGAATGAAAACCTGATCTGCCATTGTGCATGTGTTGTTATTTGCttatgtaaaaaagaaaaaagcttgtagagagagagagaggtggtAAGTGGTAACCTTGAGAATGGGATTGAAGTAAGGACTAGCAACAAGTTCAGCGGATATGAGCAGAACGAATAGTCTGCCCCTGTGGACCGAAACGTAAGGTTGGGATTCCCTGAGAGCCTTCACGAACTCATGGTCTTCCTCCGTCGTCACGCCAAAGTTTCTCATGACCGAAAACGCAGCCGTTTTGCTCTTtcttaacctgaaattgaaagtACAACAACAACGACTGAGCCTTCCAATTCCTCCTCTTGAAACAAGATGATTGAAGGAGTGGTAATTGGAAGTGGGGCCATGGGAAAGCCAAGTTTGTCCCTGGCTTCGCGGACATATCACTGGCTTTGAACTACTACCAGCCATGTGCTTCCTCAACAAGCTAGATCGAGAGGAGAGGGATTCTCCTTTTTGCTAACTCACACAGAGCATGCACATTTAGAGTTTTAGAAACTAAATAAGGCCGGgattttataaatgaattaatcaaggaaggaaaggagtaatattaatgagagaaaataaaatctataaattttaatcctcaaaacaaaaaaaaatatgataaattgattTATCCGTTAATTTTCATCCGCATCATTAACAAAGAGTTTACgtgacataaaaaaaatgaaaaatatcacaaaaataattattaacatgGTTGCTAAATAAATTAGATCAAAATGTCACTAAGTTATCATTGGACTAATCAAAttacattatatttatattttatttttaaatgaaataaattttgggATTTGACAAATTAATCTAATAAAAACATACTAACATTTTGgttcaaagaaaattaataacattttaatcTAATGATAACTTACTCACATTTTGATTCAATTGAATAGTATTGGCATTTTGGTCGAAAACAATTACAGACATTTTAGTCCAATGAAAACTTGTTGATATTTTGGTTCAATGGTAACTTAGTATACTTTGATTCAATGTTAACTTCTTGACATTTAGTCTAATCTATTCCGTCGTCATCTTaacaatcatttttgtgatatttttgtctttttatgtCACGTAAGTTATTTCATTAATGATGActgataaatttatcaattttttttcactttttgagtctaaaatttaaattttcatctttcaaaaataaatttatcgaCACTTTACATATTCATGgacgaaaataattatttacccataaattaataatgatgtaagattaattttataaaattattattttttttaaataacctaaacaacaattttataatgtcttcctaaaaataattaatattaaaaataacgtCCCATAAAAATGAGAAACAACGTAAAagagttataaaaaagaaaaacaaatttaagaaaaaaagtctggtgttgatatttatatttaaattctcATTTACTATTTTATGCGTAGGAAGTTGAAGTTGAAGTTGAGTGAAACATGTCTACATCACACTGCGTGTTTGATTTGGGGAAAACAGTAACGTGCAAAAGTTTCCCATAGGATCCGATCGTCTACAGTTTCTTTTGAGCAGTGTGCATTTGTAATCCTAgccataaaaattattaaattaaattttaaatagtggTTCCGTTTAGTCTATTACAGTATGTAATACTAGTAGAATATCAATGGCTAAAACTCTgctgattaaataaaaaatattgaattattataatgttataatattatttttaatttctataaataaataaaaaaatattaaaagaataaattggATGGATAAAACTCCTGCAGTTCCTCTACAAACTGCAGAGGATCAAATCCTTCTCCCGTGTATCTTCCGTGTCAGGGACCATCAATCATTCAATAATCCTTTAACAAATTGTGTGTGTGAGAATAACAATAGGTAGCCgttatttatacaaattaaagcATCCATGACATGattaatagaaattaattttataaatgaatCCCAGTACTTTAAGTGAGTCTTTTgccttgtttaaaaaataaaatacaagtttttgcttaattattattttaatcactCAATTAAGGAGATGatgtttttttagtcttttaaatttaaatttgttttttatctttcaattttaaaaattattctttttagtctttattatgAGTGTTCATCAAAcagaaaattgaattttaaaatcattacaagttgtattatttttcatttagcgTACActcattactaaaaaaatatttaaatttagaggACAAAAAATAGGATTCCCGATTTCAGGGACTCAAAttgtaaataagtttttttattataaaaatcactaAAGAATAAAAGCCTCGAAGGGACACACCTTGCTCAGTAGGCTGGTCTGTGTTTTCTTTTGTGCACCGGCATCACAATACTGGATATCTGATGCTGACTTTTCGGTTTTTAACAATAGGTTCCCGagtcaataaattatattttatataatgtcatcgattttattattttaaacctTCAACTAATTTctatatttcaatttaataatttttgttaactaaatcctactatttatgttacacgtctttattttttattactttttataattttcgtaacagttttatacaaaatataattacgGAAGATTCCCTTAAGGTGTAAAAATGATAATAGGGTGTGCAATTACAACTTTTCCactactttttatttataattttaattctaataagCTCAAAGTAAATTTAAAAGCTATTGTAGTTATGTATAAGAATCAAACAAAAACATCGagttatattatatgtatataacattttcataatattattttttaatatttttcaagttACATTATTTGTCTTATCtcatactattttttataaaatatacaaaaattgaGTACTGCCAAACatttctcaaatataaaaaactaacatgtctcaaatatatatatatatatatatatatatatatatatatatatatatatatatatcctaaaGTTACGAGGGCCACTTAAGATGAGATAGTGGCGTAGTGTCACGCCTCATGACATGACCTCAAGCGTTGGGGCAGATGTGAGAGAACAGAATGATAATAGCAGGGTTGGTGTTTGAATTACTTtgttgaaaattatgattttctccttttaaaagttttctttaaaaacaacaaaaataaatgattattttaaaaataagatgatgTGCTTTAAATGTTAATGCAGTTACAAATATAACCAAAATCATTACAACACTTGGATAATACTATAAAAATAACAgacatgataatataaaatatataaaataataataaaatttataaaaaaaatgtttttaaagaaaaatattaaaggtCCTTGTTCAAATAACACACTGATTAGTTCACGTGAGTTTGGATTGATATAAAATTGTTTGgctgttaatttaattatgaaatttacctACAAtgaattaagtattttatttaaaattacgaCCTCGTCCGATTCTAACACAACCTACTATTGGACTATTAGATGTCACTGTCGCTTTCCTAAGATTCAAATAACAAATAACTAACTGCCAAAAAATTAGTACAACCCTGTTGCCACGAAGAGATGACACTGCTCTCCATCGTTGATCCAAAAACATGACGGAAACAATTTTATGCTCTCTAGCCTAGATTCTATTTTGTTTACGCAGTTCTTTTCCCTTGgaggtaattattttttaggtaCGAACGTTTGAACATTAAATATGAACATCTCTTTAGTGAAAATTTGaacattaatttatcatattataagATACCGACTCCTTTCGCTAGACTCAACTCCCGCTGGTACAAGTGTGGATTAAAAGTTGTAACAAAACtgtaatttcaataaattattgtttacgagaaaataaataattggtattgaaaagagataaaaaataaataaataataggtaTTAAAGGAAGTGTTTTTAGTATTGAGATCTCTACATATATTACACTAACAAGTATATTATTGGATCGaacaaaataatgtaatttgttATCGGGCTTTATCAAAACCTGAAGGACTATGAAATCTAAAATTTGACAGTGCCAGATTGAACCAACTGGCCTAAGAAATGATgttaaaaaccaaaaagtgCATGTGAGAAACAAAACAGTAAACTACCAAAACAACGCTAGATATACTAAGCGACAGAACCaaagtttaacaaaaataaataaaaattaaagacttCAACATCTTGTCGATTTGAAAATTAAGACTACATCATGGTCATGCACCGGTTAAACCACCTCTTGTCAGCGTTGGATGCTCGGatacaaattaaaacatttcCCCGACCCTTCCCAGTTGTCAAGAACTGAGAACCACCGGCGCAGGGAATGAATATCTACAGTACACCCTAGAAAACATTACTTATCACAAACAAATTTACACTAATTAAATTTCTCTAATCTACATTGCGCTTCTGTTTGAACCTTCTGTAGACCAACTGGCAAGAAGCCCTGTAGGATTTTCTCACCTACTTCGATCAAGCTGTCATGATTGTGAAGAACGTAAGGGGTGCTTCAAGACCACAACATCCACCCATGCCGCCGATCAGTTCTAGAGTTGGGGGTTACACTTATCCTATCAGCATTGGTGGACAGCCATTTACCAAAATCAGGGGATGTAACAAGTTCTTCCAAGGCTTTTTCAGTGGACTTCTTTGTGAACGCATCCCATTCTGCAgctgaatatttttttctctccggTGTGTTGTGTATGATGGACGGGTATAATGCCTCCTGTGATTTTGGCGGTGTCCTAGTGAAACCTGATAATTACCAGTTTAGCATGTTAAGCACCACTTATCTCAATGCTTTCCTTTTCTACACTCATCAATCAGTAGAAAAAAAGATGTTGACACTTCCACAGTAAAAGGATACGCGAGAGGGAGCAAACCTGTTGCAGGAGATTTGCAAGGAGACAAGGTAGGGGGGCCTCTCAGTTGTGTCTGAAAAAGTGGGGAGTCCTCTTTACTTTGCATCTTGTACATAAGTTCATCATGAGAATCATCAAAAGGTGATGAATCAGGAACCTGGGATCTCCTGTTTTTCTTGGGTGATTTAAACAAACGCCTGCAAAAATCTTCCACAATTAatacaaactaaaaataaaaggacATTATTATTGGACTAATAGTTATAAGAGGAAACTCTCACGATCAAAAAGTGCCATAATAgcttatggataaaaaaaaccaGTAAACCCCCAAAACAATCTACAAACATAGTTTCTATTAGCAGAATTTTCAACACTattgaagattaaaaaaaacaacacaattTTAGAAAGGGAAAATTGCACTCAGTACCACtcaaatattttgaaatgtcCCATACATCCCCCTCTAGTTATTGACCTCCCTCACAGTAGATGTTATGCATCtgttaaattaaaaactcaGAATCTGACAGTCTAAAAAGTAAAGCCCTAAACCTGTTTGTCACAGCACACATGCCTCAAGTGAGGCCATCTCGttcttcattattttctaagcATTTCCTCATTATCGTATGTTTTTCTTCTATCACAGTACATGTTACcctctttcttctctcttttgtcTTCTGTCACAGACTCACAGTATATTGTCTGCCTTATTTCTACTCTATTAGACCTTTCTCAttctaaaaatttataacaCAAACATGTTTCAGCTACAGGGGTCACAAATGGAGTATGAAGGTTTTATGCCTTGACAAGATATAAAAATTTCCCAAATTGGCAACTGAAAGATATTATTTAGGTGCATTTAGAAGTATTTTACACCTTATTAAAGCTTATGACATAAGCATTCATGTAAATGTTTGGGAGACCTTATGAAAATAACTTATGATAAGACCACAAGTTGTTTATAACTTATTTCAATAAACTCATTAGGATAAGGTATGAAAATAACTCACAACTtacataaaaatagtttaaccttcttcaattataaaaacaacttatacaCAACTGTTTACACCATAAACACTTATTTGAATATTCAATAAGTGCTTAGTTAAGTTACCCAAAATGCACCCATAATGGTTGAATTGCCATCAACCAATTTGATATTGGGCTAGTTTGTTTaagcatattttttaaaaaaataagtgcttttttatataaaataaacagttttacgctttttttaagaagcaaatcCTATCTGCTTCATAAAAAAGCACTTATATAAAAAACGCTTAGCCCAAAGTtgcttttttttaagtttaaaaaaaccCGCCCATTACTTTACCTCTAACGATTGAAATCTTTATTGTTGAAAACTAATAAGTTCTAAAATTCAAGGAAGTGGACCAACCTGCGTAAATGACGAAGGAATCTCAACCTATGCATTTTCTTCAATAAGGAGACAAGTGATCCACATAATAATGCCAACGTTCCCAACAGAGGATCCATAGAACTCTAGAAACATCTTATCAAATTTACAATCATGCCCCTATCTTAAGCATCAACAACATAACAGAAACAAggtggaaataaataaaattaataaaaaaaaacctgaaGAATCATAATGGCAGCCAAAATCCTTATAGCCCATGCAACAAATTGAGCTGTGCTTACGTCCACTGATCCATCTTCGGTCAAGACAAGCTTGTGGACCACCCAGAACCCCAACCAGGCTCCAGCTATTGCAACAAAAGTCAGCAGAAATATTGCCAACTGCAGTTGacattgcaaaagttaagcaTTCTAACATATTTGTACACAGGACAAACATAAATACATAAGATAGATaagaaaaggcaaaaataaTGACTAATAAGTAATAAGTAATGAATACAGTAGTAACCAGAAAAGCAATTACAATTTAATGGATAATTGCtagaaagaaaattattcattatGTACAATGGGATCAACTCTAAAGTTGAAGCTGTTCGATAGCTGAATATCCCAAAGTTAAAGTTCATTTTaactatctaatttttttattcaagacagATCCAACTTATATTGCagacaataatatatttattcccCTCATAATCATTGTATACACTATCCAAAGTGTCTTGAAACTCAAAACTGAAACTgggtttatttttcaaattttctttacTTAAAACTGAAATCCATCCCAAGTGGAACtaagttttcatttttcaacaactttACGTTTTGGGATGAACTAACAAAAATGCAGAAACTGAAAACCCTGCATGGTTGCTTTTTGTGGACCTTTTTTTAGGCCATGCATTATCTGATAGCTAATCAGTCAAAtttacaacaaaataaataagccgAATCAACACAACCATTATTCAGAATACATGTGAATaagtgaaattattttttaatcagcaGCCTGATGTCTAAGCAAATTAGTGGAAAACATATAGGTGACTTACATACAGGATTATACATGTCTTCATCAATTCCTAACTCTGTGAGTACAGAACGAACTAGACCAGGAATGTAACGGAGGAGAAAAGTCCCAAAACCAACCTGATTTAAAATATGGTTGAAATTATGAATTATATGATCCACATTACTAGCATAAAAGTGTAAAGAAGTGCATTGGGGTGGCACTTACAGCAgttgaatataaaaatatagcaAGGGAACTCTTGCGACCAGTTGGAAGAAGTTTCATTCCCTGTCAATCATAAGAGGCAGATACCATGTTAATGTCAACAAAAAATTTTCCACAGATATCTAAtacaaaaattactttcaaattgagacatcaaattattaattagataGGTACAAACCTCACTTGTTCTACTCTTTTGTTTTACTTGATACTCAACAAAATATTCCTCCCAATCTACCTTCATTAAGGGGGTGTTTAATAGGGGGCGAATGTTTAGTTTCCCAGGAATATTAAGTTGAGAATTTTAGTTTCCTAAGCAATTAAAAAACACTCCCAGGTGCTTTTTTACCCTTGATTCCACAAAATTGTTCCTCTTAGAATTTGGGTCagagcctaactcaaccccaaaaagcTACCTCAAGATGTAAGGATTGTCTCCACTTATTACACTATTTTGGCCATATCACTAGTCAATATGTGATCTTCAATGCACTCAAACAAAGAGGATTGGACATCTCAAATGTGAAGTTAGCATGAATTAGACACCTAAGGGTGGTGCTATAATAGCCCAATAACAGGTGACTTGCTAAACCCAACAACAGACACTAGGTTAGGAACCATTGTGCCTAACTCATCCCTACAAAAGCGGTTTAAGAGGTGAAGGTTGTCCTCCACTTGTATACACTATTCTAGCCATATCACTACTAATGTGTAATCTCCAACAGTTCCATGGGGAGATAGGAATCCAACTTTCTAGAGTAGGGAGAAAATACCACTGAGACCATCCAAGATGAACGAACAGAAACATAAATCTGCATTAGATCTACAAACAATGCATAAGAATGGTTTTCTTGAGAGGAAGAATTGAAATTGAAGGTATGGTTGACTACATGACAAACAAAAAGATTAATCATAAACAGCATATAAGATTGGATGTAAAACattccaaatttgaaaattaaggaACAGAAATATGTTACCTGATaaagaataatcaatatgacAAGAATTATCCCAATTGCCATTGCACTGCTATAATAAAATGCTAAAGATTGGCTTATAAAGGACGCCAAGCTCAACAGAATAATACCCAATGTCAATAATATGATACGATAGACAAAAAATTCTGCAATGGAGGAGGAAAATCATTATTAGTGCTTGATGTCACTGTTCTTATAATGAGATCGATAGAGCTACAAGAAACTGTAACTCATCAATGAAAAATACAACATACATGTTTGGATTAGAatgtcttgatttttttttgtgtgcagCTTCCTAAAAGAGattttgaaacaaacaaaaataagctGAAACAAACATGCACATAAGAGAACTTACCTTCTTCAACAGAAACCTCAAAATTTTCCAGTGTGGAACCAGTAGTCCTTATGTCTAAGATCTTGTGGTCAAAAGGAGACATCGATCGAGCCCAAGAAACTTTGGTAACTTTCTCCCACTGCCCATGTGGGCACATCCCAGCTACAAGAGACACATTCCTGAACAGAACATATAGAAATGTATTAAACCAATTAcagtgattattttttaaattatagtttGATACAAGACAATCAGTTATAAAGCAAAAGTGATAGCCCTTGCATAACCAAATGTATAAAGCAGTGTGGTAGGAAGATGAAAGGTGGTAGGAAGACTCATAGAATCAATCCCAccaatgaaataaatatttattaattaaatacacaATAAGATGCAAGGTGGTAGGAAGACTCATAGACCATGGCACACACATGTATAATAGATGATGCATGCACTAGTGCAAATACTCACCTATGGAAACAAACCTCTATGTTTGGCAGGCGAACAATTGAGTTTGTAGGCAGTGGCAACACCTTCACTTTAAAGGAATGTGCAAATTTCCCCAAGTTTCTAAACCTTGACAGTCCATGTATATGAACTCTTTCGACAACCACAGTAGCACCAGGCTTAGAACCAGGAGAATTTCCCATGGGCAACCCACGGGATAGCTGCAGTGTGGCATTTTGAGTAAGAcctgaaaaagaaataagaagcgCGATAAGTGAAATTTCAACATGCATAATTATGAGACCAGATTACGTTATACATAACAATGCAAAATTCCAAACCACAATCTCATACTATATACCAGTGCCCTTACTTGAACAAACAATTTGCATagaatattgatattgatttttatgttgaaagaataaaaaaaaatttattccatCCAGCATAACTTTGTGCGAATCATAAAAAATGTGGGAGGACCAACCTTAAGATGAAATGTTATGGCCAGATAATCACAAGctcacaaaatataattttctccaTGGTTAACGTTACTTatgttgaaaatataattttctccaTGGTTAACCTTATGTTACATAACTTATGAACTCTTGTGATTATGTGGCTATAATGTTTCATTTCATCTTAAGGTTAGTCCTcccacattttttatattttatagcaTTATTGGAAAGGGAAACATAGAATGAGAATTATTAGCTTGTAGACGAAGTTTAAATATCTTAAACGAATTTAGTGTATCTTTCTTCCCACGATTTCGTTTCCCATCAGTTATGGATGTATTATCATTTACTATCCTGTCCTATGCTTCGACAGACAAACAATGTCGAAAGAGAAACAAGTAAATGTGTAACCAAACCCTCTAGGGAGAAAAAGCGCAACCAAACCCTATAtttgaatccaaaaaaaaaagaagaaattaaggaGAAAGGAGAAGAAGGCATACATAAGGAGCGTTCATCAGCGAATACGAGAACTGCAGAAGCCCATAGACAGAGCAGGCGAAGAAACCAAGCAGATTGCCGAGTGTGAGTGCCCGCCATCGCCATTTCAGGGTTTTTTGGAACTCAAAAGTAAAGACACGAATAAAAGGCGCGCGTTCAAAATCCGCCAAAAAATGAGGGTAATTctgcaattttattttgttaatcaaaCAGGGGCCCGGTCACTAAAATGTTATTTTCGCCCTTACTTTTggaaaaaaactaatgttatcCAAACGGGACCGATTAAGATACTTGTTCAATGGTTCAATAGGGGTTGAACTGCATCGAGCCGGTTTCAATAAAatacttcttttttaatttttcatataatatattaaacaaaaaatatcatgatatacataaatttacaataatcaaaattaaactttacTTAAAAGTGTCATAAGTCATAACATATAACAAAAAGTAAGTTATATATCAAAGAAAATCTAATACATcataatatttaagtttaacaataacaaataaaatccatcaacaaaaagaaaggatttttgTCAAACTGCTATATCCAGTCCAAATGTCAATTTTGTCGATTCGTGATCAGTTCAATTGCACATTATTTTTTAGACTTAAATCGACTAGATATGTCATTAGTTATCAATTGAACTGACCTGATTCTaacaatcatgaaaagataactTACTCTCCCTTCGCTCTCCCTACacccctctctctcttctcttcccCTTCTCACCTACACCCCTCCCTCTCTTTTCTTTCCCCCTATCACGCACACTACATTTTGATTTATAtctcctttcatttttttagctAAATTGTACCTTGTTTTTTGCATCTTCGAGCCACTTACTTCTTTTATTTCCTGCAATTGAAGATATTTATaggggtttaatttttttattcaataaaaatatgattttgttatgatttttcataattattttgtatttccACCGATGATTTCTTGGTAGATCTGACATAAATACATTTTCAGTGTCCCATAACATAGATACACAACAGAAATGCATTTCCATGAAATAAAGAGCATATTGTGTTT of Glycine soja cultivar W05 chromosome 1, ASM419377v2, whole genome shotgun sequence contains these proteins:
- the LOC114422484 gene encoding uncharacterized protein LOC114422484, encoding MAMAGTHTRQSAWFLRLLCLWASAVLVFADERSLCLTQNATLQLSRGLPMGNSPGSKPGATVVVERVHIHGLSRFRNLGKFAHSFKVKVLPLPTNSIVRLPNIEVCFHRNVSLVAGMCPHGQWEKVTKVSWARSMSPFDHKILDIRTTGSTLENFEVSVEEEFFVYRIILLTLGIILLSLASFISQSLAFYYSSAMAIGIILVILIILYQGMKLLPTGRKSSLAIFLYSTAVGFGTFLLRYIPGLVRSVLTELGIDEDMYNPLAIFLLTFVAIAGAWLGFWVVHKLVLTEDGSVDVSTAQFVAWAIRILAAIMILQSSMDPLLGTLALLCGSLVSLLKKMHRLRFLRHLRRRLFKSPKKNRRSQVPDSSPFDDSHDELMYKMQSKEDSPLFQTQLRGPPTLSPCKSPATGFTRTPPKSQEALYPSIIHNTPERKKYSAAEWDAFTKKSTEKALEELVTSPDFGKWLSTNADRISVTPNSRTDRRHGWMLWS